The following are from one region of the Littorina saxatilis isolate snail1 linkage group LG4, US_GU_Lsax_2.0, whole genome shotgun sequence genome:
- the LOC138965586 gene encoding probable ATP-dependent RNA helicase ddx42, with protein sequence MGQHLEKVLWQKIQTKNNDREKRIINEHNYHDDERKDHYRTERRNDERDWYNQRRNYKNNKNNKGNFNNGYNRGSYNNGHNRDNRYNRFNGESNNNDNFRRNENNLPSGEARRNNHDERDRYNQRRSYKSNRYNRGNFNNGYYRFIGEGNNNNSTRRNENNLSSGEARINNYNKYNGYRRRTSQNQRYQFNEYQEHDNRNKYEYHGFDRETDEGGYEREIDDHGHDREIDDRGYEREIDDRGYNREIDDCGYDREIDERGYDGEINDREYNEYYGRNEYYVDDGYYN encoded by the coding sequence ATGGGTCAACACTTAGAAAAAGTGCTCTGGCAAAAAATTCAAACCAAAAACAACGACCGTGAAAAGAGAATCATCAACGAACACAACTACCATGATGACGAACGTAAAGACCACTACAGAACGGAAAGAAGAAACGATGAGAGAGATTGGTACAACCAAAGACGAAactacaagaacaacaaaaacaacaaaggaaACTTCAACAACGGATACAACAGAGGCAGCTACAACAACGGGCATAACAGAGACAACAGATACAACAGATTCAACGGAGAAAGCAATAACAATGATAACTTCAGAAGAAACGAGAACAACCTACCCAGTGGAGAAGCCAGAAGAAACAACCACGATGAACGAGATAGGTACAACCAAAGACGAAGCTACAAAAGCAATCGATACAACAGAGGCAACTTCAACAATGGATACTACAGATTCATCGGAGAAGGCAACAACAATAATAGCACCAGAAGAAATGAGAACAATCTGTCCAGCGGAGAAGCCAGAATAAACAACTACAATAAATACAACGGATACAGAAGAAGAACCAGTCAGAACCAAAGATACCAGTTCAATGAGTACCAAGAACATGACAACAGAAACAAGTACGAGTATCATGGATTCGACAGAGAAACTGATGAAGGTGGATACGAGCGAGAAATCGACGACCATGGACATGACAGAGAAATCGACGACCGTGGATATGAGAGAGAAATCGACGACCGTGGGTATAACAGAGAAATCGACGACTGTGGATATGACAGAGAAATCGACGAACGTGGATATGACGGAGAAATCAACGACCGTGAGTACAACGAATACTACGGAAGAAACGAGTACTACGTGGATGATGGATACTACAactaa